One window from the genome of Sphingomicrobium arenosum encodes:
- a CDS encoding MmcB family DNA repair protein, giving the protein MDCLSDSPPVALDVARGVTRLFARASTFMICEVPLPNGRRADLMGLDAKGKLVIVEVKVAKADLTTDAKWRDYLDYCDRFYWAVTPELAWICEGEDYLPGTSGLIVADRYDAAIRREAAEAALAPARRKAETARFARRAARRLAAGLDPSLGDER; this is encoded by the coding sequence ATGGACTGCCTATCCGATTCGCCGCCGGTTGCGCTCGACGTCGCCCGCGGGGTGACGCGCCTGTTCGCGCGCGCTTCGACCTTCATGATCTGCGAGGTGCCGCTGCCCAACGGGCGGCGCGCCGACCTGATGGGGCTCGACGCCAAAGGCAAGCTGGTGATCGTCGAGGTCAAAGTGGCAAAGGCCGATCTCACCACCGACGCCAAGTGGCGCGACTATCTCGACTATTGCGACCGATTCTATTGGGCGGTGACGCCCGAATTGGCCTGGATCTGCGAGGGCGAGGACTATCTGCCCGGCACGTCGGGGTTGATCGTGGCCGACCGTTATGATGCCGCGATCCGGCGCGAGGCGGCGGAAGCGGCGCTGGCCCCGGCGCGGCGCAAGGCCGAGACGGCGCGCTTCGCCCGGCGTGCGGCACGGCGGTTGGCGGCGGGGCTCGACCCGAGCCTTGGTGACGAGCGCTAG
- a CDS encoding ankyrin repeat domain-containing protein: MFRLLLPLLGLTALFFDPMPASAQAGRLSEGESFIAAVREVDAGKVFEYLDRPDFRAINFRSTSGETALHVALDDKRPSWAVLLLQRGADPNLARADGTPPILIAAERQDLQSMEALLRARANPNATNRAGETPLNLAVRLRNKDMVAMLLDRGANPDITDNSAGLSARDYARRDTRNPVFLAMIEASERPEQEVAEEEEEGLTFGPILR, from the coding sequence ATGTTTCGTCTGCTCCTCCCCCTGCTCGGCCTCACGGCGCTTTTCTTCGACCCCATGCCGGCCTCGGCACAGGCGGGCCGTTTGTCGGAGGGCGAAAGCTTCATCGCCGCGGTGCGCGAGGTCGATGCCGGCAAGGTGTTCGAATATCTCGACCGACCCGATTTTCGCGCCATCAACTTTCGCAGCACGTCGGGCGAGACCGCGCTTCACGTCGCGCTCGATGACAAAAGGCCGAGCTGGGCCGTGTTGCTGCTCCAGCGCGGCGCCGATCCCAATCTGGCCCGCGCCGACGGCACCCCGCCCATCCTGATCGCCGCCGAGCGCCAGGACCTGCAGAGCATGGAGGCGCTCCTTCGCGCACGCGCCAACCCCAATGCCACCAATCGTGCCGGCGAGACGCCGCTCAACCTCGCCGTGCGGCTGCGCAACAAGGACATGGTCGCGATGCTGCTCGATAGGGGCGCCAATCCCGACATCACCGACAATAGCGCTGGCCTCAGCGCGCGCGACTATGCGCGCCGCGACACGCGCAACCCCGTCTTCCTCGCGATGATCGAGGCGTCGGAGCGCCCCGAGCAAGAGGTCGCGGAGGAAGAGGAAGAGGGCCTCACCTTCGGCCCCATCCTGCGCTAG
- a CDS encoding YcgN family cysteine cluster protein yields MNSKKPFWEKPLGELDAGQWEALCDGCGRCCLHKAEDADTGDYYATNVACRLLDLETARCSDYAGRKAKVPDCLQLSADKVADTRWLPSTCAYRLRAEGKPLPEWHYLVCGDPERVHRVGESVRGWTVSEDEAGDIEHHLIDRAL; encoded by the coding sequence ATGAATAGCAAAAAACCGTTCTGGGAAAAGCCCTTGGGCGAATTGGACGCCGGACAGTGGGAGGCGCTGTGCGACGGCTGCGGGCGCTGCTGCTTGCACAAGGCCGAGGATGCCGACACCGGCGACTATTATGCGACCAACGTGGCGTGTCGGTTGCTCGACCTCGAGACCGCGCGGTGCAGCGATTATGCGGGGCGCAAGGCCAAGGTGCCCGACTGTCTGCAGCTCAGCGCGGACAAGGTGGCCGACACGCGATGGCTGCCTTCGACCTGCGCCTATCGCCTGCGCGCCGAGGGCAAGCCCTTGCCCGAATGGCACTATCTCGTCTGCGGCGATCCCGAGCGGGTCCATCGCGTGGGCGAATCGGTGCGCGGCTGGACGGTGAGCGAGGACGAGGCGGGCGATATCGAGCATCACCTCATCGATCGTGCCCTCTGA
- a CDS encoding M48 family metallopeptidase produces MPSELLIEGLDPPIAVDVVRHARAKRFSLRYDAARDRVRLVVPKRGSARSALSWASHQRDWIARQRAGRPEALPFAPNAIIPFRGEQLRLIHQPDAPRTPVFDDGALLVGGPVEGFARRVATFLKDEARRLLREDAAHYAGRAGVEIGAISVGDAKSRWGSCSADGRLRFSWRLVLVSDAVRRYVAAHEVAHRLHMDHSPDFYAAQDRIYDGDARAARAELKRLAPGLRLVGGD; encoded by the coding sequence GTGCCCTCTGAGCTGCTGATCGAAGGCCTCGACCCGCCGATCGCGGTCGACGTGGTGCGCCATGCGCGGGCGAAGCGTTTCTCGCTGCGCTACGATGCGGCGCGCGACCGGGTGCGGTTGGTGGTGCCCAAGCGTGGATCGGCCCGCAGCGCGCTGTCATGGGCATCACACCAGCGCGACTGGATCGCGCGGCAGCGGGCCGGGCGACCCGAGGCGCTGCCGTTTGCGCCGAACGCGATCATCCCCTTTCGTGGCGAGCAGCTTCGCCTCATCCATCAGCCCGATGCGCCGCGCACGCCTGTCTTCGACGATGGCGCGCTGCTGGTCGGCGGCCCGGTGGAAGGATTCGCACGGCGCGTCGCGACGTTCCTGAAGGATGAGGCAAGGCGGCTGTTGCGCGAGGATGCGGCACATTATGCAGGGCGTGCGGGGGTCGAAATTGGCGCGATCAGCGTCGGCGATGCGAAAAGCCGCTGGGGCAGTTGTTCGGCCGATGGGCGCCTGCGTTTTTCTTGGCGGCTGGTGCTGGTGTCCGATGCCGTGCGCCGATATGTCGCCGCTCATGAGGTGGCGCATCGGCTCCACATGGACCATTCGCCCGATTTCTACGCTGCGCAGGACCGAATCTACGACGGCGATGCGCGCGCGGCACGGGCCGAGCTGAAGCGCCTAGCGCCGGGGCTGCGGCTGGTCGGCGGGGACTGA
- a CDS encoding transglycosylase domain-containing protein: MSQKIRKIAFRIAKWGAALAALGVLALAVAVFIAYQSLPSYEQLRTRTDLGQTIRVRADDDSILVSMGPSFGRWLDYEQIPEVMRTSMVAVEDRRFRSHPGVDPIGIARGMWISLKAGDGLGGARGVSTITQQVARNIFLTPDRNMIRKAREGVIALALEQKFSKDQILELYLNRVYFGGGAYGIDAASNTFFGHPATEMTLGEATIIAGLVKAPSNYSPTADPEAARGRAGVVLDSMVRYGFLSAQEAAMVDPAEIVIQKPTGGNAARYFVDWALPQLDTLIRETSEAIDVYTTLDPDMQQWASDAINAHAPGGAQGALVAIDRDGAVRALVGGKDYVESIYNRATVAKRQPGSSFKLFVYLTALEQGLRPDDMVMDEQVTIDGWTPRNSNRTFLGPVTLREAFARSINTVSAQIGQNMGFGTIASMANRFGISDQIDTYPSMVLGTSEVRLLDMTRAYAAVSRGGVSVPPYAITKVVTAEGRLLYSHEPAPPRVLVAPWVASDMTDLLQTGVMSGTGRAANIGRPTAGKTGTTQSNRDGWFIGFSSGLTTGVWMGNDDNSPVRGLQGGTAPARAFRDFMSKAVANRPVESFDIGSELPDWQLEPDDEAWMNGDPMLDPYGNPIEGDPLDPLAPLPDGATPPVDDEWLDGVLRRDQPRGDPLQRPSQPRRDPLEPAPAPQPQPQPRPRDNPDMVRVEPLAPPPSVPADQPQPRR, from the coding sequence GCCGATGACGACAGCATCCTCGTCTCGATGGGCCCCAGTTTCGGGCGCTGGCTCGACTACGAACAGATTCCCGAGGTCATGCGCACCTCGATGGTCGCGGTCGAGGATCGCCGCTTCCGCTCGCATCCCGGCGTCGATCCGATCGGCATCGCCCGCGGCATGTGGATCTCGCTGAAGGCCGGCGATGGCCTCGGCGGGGCGCGCGGCGTCTCGACCATTACCCAGCAGGTCGCACGCAACATCTTCCTCACCCCCGACCGCAACATGATCCGCAAGGCGCGCGAAGGCGTCATCGCGCTCGCGCTCGAGCAGAAATTCTCCAAGGACCAGATCCTCGAGCTCTATCTCAACCGCGTCTATTTCGGCGGCGGTGCCTATGGCATCGATGCGGCCTCCAACACCTTCTTCGGTCATCCTGCGACCGAGATGACGCTGGGCGAGGCGACGATCATCGCCGGGCTCGTCAAGGCGCCCTCCAACTATTCGCCCACCGCCGATCCCGAAGCGGCGCGCGGCCGCGCCGGCGTGGTGCTCGATTCGATGGTCCGATACGGCTTCCTCTCGGCCCAGGAAGCCGCGATGGTCGATCCCGCCGAGATCGTCATCCAGAAGCCCACCGGCGGCAATGCCGCGCGCTATTTCGTCGATTGGGCACTACCACAGCTCGACACGCTCATCCGCGAAACGTCGGAGGCGATCGACGTCTACACCACGCTCGATCCCGACATGCAGCAATGGGCGTCCGACGCGATCAACGCCCATGCCCCCGGCGGCGCACAGGGCGCACTGGTCGCCATCGACCGCGACGGGGCCGTGCGCGCGCTGGTCGGCGGCAAGGATTATGTCGAATCGATCTACAACCGCGCCACCGTCGCCAAGCGCCAGCCCGGCTCCTCCTTCAAGCTGTTCGTTTACCTGACCGCGCTCGAACAGGGACTTCGCCCCGACGACATGGTGATGGACGAACAGGTCACCATCGACGGCTGGACCCCGCGCAACTCCAACCGCACCTTCCTCGGCCCCGTCACACTGCGCGAGGCCTTTGCTCGCTCGATCAACACCGTCAGCGCGCAGATCGGCCAGAACATGGGCTTCGGCACCATCGCCTCCATGGCCAACCGCTTCGGCATATCGGACCAGATCGACACCTATCCCTCGATGGTGCTCGGCACCTCCGAAGTGCGATTGCTCGACATGACCCGAGCCTATGCCGCCGTATCGCGCGGCGGCGTCTCGGTCCCGCCCTACGCCATTACGAAGGTCGTCACCGCCGAGGGACGCCTCCTCTACAGCCACGAGCCCGCGCCCCCACGCGTCCTCGTCGCCCCTTGGGTCGCCAGCGACATGACCGACCTCCTCCAGACCGGCGTCATGTCGGGCACCGGGCGCGCCGCCAACATCGGCCGCCCGACTGCGGGCAAGACCGGCACCACCCAGTCCAACCGCGACGGCTGGTTCATCGGTTTCTCCTCGGGGCTCACCACCGGCGTGTGGATGGGCAATGACGACAACAGCCCCGTGCGCGGGCTCCAGGGCGGCACGGCCCCGGCGCGTGCCTTCCGCGACTTCATGTCCAAGGCCGTCGCCAATCGCCCGGTCGAATCCTTCGATATCGGCAGCGAATTGCCCGACTGGCAGCTCGAGCCCGACGACGAAGCCTGGATGAACGGCGATCCGATGCTCGATCCCTACGGTAATCCGATCGAGGGCGATCCGCTCGACCCGCTCGCGCCGCTGCCTGATGGCGCGACGCCGCCGGTCGATGACGAATGGCTCGATGGCGTGCTGCGCCGCGACCAGCCGCGCGGCGACCCGCTCCAGCGCCCCAGCCAGCCGCGCCGCGATCCGCTCGAACCCGCGCCCGCGCCCCAGCCGCAACCCCAGCCACGCCCGCGCGACAATCCCGACATGGTGCGGGTCGAACCGCTGGCGCCGCCGCCCTCAGTCCCCGCCGACCAGCCGCAGCCCCGGCGCTAG